The Pogona vitticeps strain Pit_001003342236 chromosome 6, PviZW2.1, whole genome shotgun sequence genome contains a region encoding:
- the TBRG4 gene encoding FAST kinase domain-containing protein 4: MAANVIRRCCHLSRTPFPLGVQARTALAGGKVASAAGASSRLRLALLTTCHRSVQIGGLCAQEQTKRLPQDPGKVENLLHACSTAQELLSSVDLCSVNANQAAMIITRLSYMVNQKKREADDVRKDKRFKDLLKTVTKRVTLVTNTNLVALLKSLYLLGEPLGTEDFCVVEEEVRWRLHKLSYKNLVSLTELLTVDVLREKNRLLSELLKKLELRWTEIEDSRSVVVLVTKMAYLSPTLKQRLEDKALEKADQFSLEDIWKVAMTLAHQNNRSIPLLRALSYYLVQKQLAISPNVLVDLVFAYAKLNFHQTQLFQKIAMELQPYIPEMTPNDVTRCVRSFAYLKWLNLPLFEAFMQYLLDNEKRLTPLHLSSIILSLAHLNFHPSNREAFYGMIHRGLENHLDSLDPDLLLDLVWSLCILQQANAAHLQRILEPKFHLQFLSDQNTKRPNHLVKLIQINATARLECADYKGPFLAKEILGTKERQAKRMPTPLQTDLKEVLKSVAGNDAHVRFEVDLLSGWLLDAVMVLDAENQPLPVTDAVIPSLSQSKPLPPWPKRLAFLRWEFPNFSNRSKELLGRFAMARRHIQAAGFLVVDVPYYEWHDLKMEWQKAAYLRAKMSKTIAEEMAR, translated from the exons ATGGCCGCCAATGTCATCCGTCGTTGTTGCCACCTTTCCCGGACCCCGTTCCCCCTCGGTGTCCAAGCGAGGACTGCGCTGGCGGGCGGCAAAGTCGCGAGCGCCGCCGGGGCGTCCTCCCGACTCCGGTTGGCCCTGCTGACCACCTGCCACCGTTCCGTGCAGATAGGCGGGCTCTGTGCCCAGGAGCAGACGAAACGTTTGCCGCAGGACCCCGGAAAGGTGGAGAACCTCCTCCACGCTTGCTCCACCGCCCAGGAGCTCTTGAGTTCAGTGGACCTTTGCTCCGTGAATGCCAACCAGGCCGCCATGATTATTACTAGGCTCTCCTACATGGTGAACCAGAAGAAGAGGGAAGCCGATGACGTCAGGAAAGATAAGCGCTTCAAAGACCTGTTGAAAACAGTCACCAAGCGG GTCACCCTCGTCACAAACACAAACTTGGTCGCTCTCCTGAAGAGCCTCTACTTGCTGGGGGAGCCGCTGGGCACGGAGGACTTTtgtgtggtggaggaggaagtgcGTTGGCGGTTGCACAAGCTGAGTTACAAGAATCTGGTCTCCCTGACTGAGCTGCTCACCGTGGACGTCCTGAGGGAGAAGAACCGGCTCCTGAGCGAGCTGCTGAAGAAACTGGAGCTGCGCTGGACAGAAATCGAGGACTCTCGGAGCGTGGTGGTGCTGGTGACGAAAATGGCCTACCTCTCGCCCACCCTCAAGCAGCGACTGGAGGACAAG gcCCTGGAGAAAGCGGATCAGTTTTCCCTGGAGGACATTTGGAAGGTGGCCATGACCTTGGCACATCAGAACAACCGCTCCATCCCTCTCCTGCGGGCCCTGTCGTACTACTTGGTCCAGAAGCAATTAGCAATAAGCCCAAACGTTTTGGTGGACTTGGTTTTTGCCTATG CGAAGCTGAACTTCCACCAGACTCAGCTCTTCCAAAAGATTGCCATGGAGCTCCAGCCGTACATCCCGGAGATGACGCCCAACGACGTGACCCGCTGTGTCAGGTCCTTTGCCTACCTGAAGTGGCTCAACCTGCCTCTCTTCGAAGCCTTCATGCAG TACCTTTTGGACAATGAGAAGAGGCTCACCCCCCTGCATCTCAGCAGCATCATCCTGTCACTGGCCCATCTGAACTTTCACCCCAGCAACAGAGAGGCTTTCTATGGCATG ATTCACAGAGGGCTGGAGAACCACCTGGACAGTCTGGATCCCGACCTGCTCTTGGACCTGGTATGGTCCCTTTGCATACTGCAGCAAGCAAACGCTGCCCACCTGCAACGCATTCTGGAGCCCAAGTTCCACCTTCAGTTCTTAA GCGATCAGAACACAAAGAGGCCGAACCATCTCGTCAAACTGATCCAGATCAACGCCACGGCCCGGCTGGAGTGTGCGGACTACAAGGGGCCTTTCCTCGCCAAGGAGATCCTGGGCACCAAGGAGCGACAGGCGAAGAGGATGCCCACCCCTCTGCAGACCGACCTGAAAGAAGTGCTGAAGTCCGTGGCGGGAAATGATGCCCACGTGCGCTTCGAGGTGGACCTTCTCTCGGGCTGGCTCCTGG ACGCGGTGATGGTGCTGGATGCTGAGAACCAGCCTTTACCTGTCACAGACGCTGTGATTCCCAGCCTGTCCCAGTCGAAGCCTCTTCCTCCCTGGCCCAAAAG GCTGGCCTTCCTCAGGTGGGAGTTCCCGAACTTCAGCAACCGGAGCAAAGAGCTGCTGGGCCGGTTCGCCATGGCCAGGCGGCACATCCAGGCGGCCGGGTTCCTGGTGGTTGAT GTTCCTTATTACGAATGGCATGACTTGAAGATGGAATGGCAGAAGGCCGCCTACCTCAGGGCGAAGATGAGCAAAACGATAGCAGAAGAGATGGCCAGATAG